GGAGACGCTTCATGCCTGACACCAAGCTGACGATCTGGGGCCGCGCCAATTCGGTCAACGTGCAGAAGGTGCTGTGGTGCCTCACCGAGCTCGGCCTGCCGTTCGAGCGCATCGATGCCGGCATGCAATACGGCAAGACCCGCGAGGCCGACTATCTCGCGATGAATCCCAACGCGCGGATCCCGACGCTGGTCGAGGGCGACTTCGTGCTGTGGGAGTCCAATTCGATCATGCGCTATCTCTGCCTCGCGCATGGACGCGGCACGCCGATCTATCCCGAGGCGACGAAGCCGCGCGCCAGCGTCGACCGCTGGCTCGACTGGACGCTGTCGGCGGTGCAGCCGGTTGATCGCCCGGTGTTCTGGGGCATCGTGCGAACCGCACCCGCCGAACGCGACATGATCCAGGTGCAGCGCGATGCCGATGCCGCTGCCGAGGTCTGGGCGATCGCCGATCGCCTGCTTTCCTCGCGCCGCTTCATCGAGGGCGAGG
This genomic stretch from Bradyrhizobium sp. CCGB12 harbors:
- a CDS encoding glutathione S-transferase family protein, which translates into the protein MPDTKLTIWGRANSVNVQKVLWCLTELGLPFERIDAGMQYGKTREADYLAMNPNARIPTLVEGDFVLWESNSIMRYLCLAHGRGTPIYPEATKPRASVDRWLDWTLSAVQPVDRPVFWGIVRTAPAERDMIQVQRDADAAAEVWAIADRLLSSRRFIEGEAFTIADIAIGCYARRWLGVEGISRPAQPHLTRWLAELGKRPGFAQFVAPPMS